Proteins found in one Bremerella volcania genomic segment:
- a CDS encoding hybrid sensor histidine kinase/response regulator gives MRIVHKLLLATVLPALLIWVVGYYAVAVSERSLTKVIEARSAARAAAVMDEIDRALRSHIANLQALARSKQVRETLAESNATFAELADPAAEVENLDQIWQTGDIRQQQELLAGIIDNDLSQELRLRNAKLQEATGYQVYGEIFVTNRYGAIAALTSRTSDFRQDDELWWQEAVQNHIYVGDVAFDDSAHVYSVDICIAIESPDGRLAGVMKAVLNIQDVFSIIDGQSRADSNAYTEFFLFTQDYRIVRGPAGHSEPLSDGSRYFEDLEQDFTQKGVIATRHRPDGNGEVLAAYATSIGEGDQRHNLHWIVMVQQEAALVFAPIHAMRQNIWSLALFATLLTLAVAGGFSWSLSRRIREITDASVAIGEGDWEAKVPVRGSDEATQLARQFNLMTDQLTEMNRQLVSAKEQAESANRSKSDFLANMSHEIRTPMNGIIGMTELLLNTNLTSEQREYQKLVQSSADALLVLLNDILDFSKIEAGKMELEELPFRLRDTLGSTLHTLAGRASKKGVELAARILPEVPDELTGDAGRLRQIIVNLVGNAIKFTEHGEVVMKVENKSFSGDMITLHFSIRDTGIGISQEKQTQIFEAFTQADASTTRQYGGTGLGLAICSQLTKMMGGRIWVESSPGLGSTFHFTAKFKRSEQQPDSMPAAVDTLYDLRVLVVDDNSTNRVICEEMLNNWGMKPTVVGSGSEALKELQLAFQSDSPYQLALVDVMMPEMDGIELVRHIRQFTDSSSLTIVMLSSADRPTDPDFARTLGVAKCISKPITQSMLLNGIASAMGTSRSDSVHGGNIASDPSQRFIPRNILLAEDGAVNRKVAQSLLENRGHHVTAVENGQQAVDAFRSGTFDLILMDVQMPVLDGFAATEEIRRLEEGVSQKIPIIALTAHAMKGDRERCLDGGMNDYVSKPFRPEELFGAVERVRPIVVSSQNEEGAPENHSEENLLPFHRARALENVGGSEEILDEMIDLFTTECPKQLNDIQAAFASGDNEKFIRSAHTLKGSVSLFAADAATAAARRIEFMGRDNELGDFQDAWDDLKQNINELMSALADTKAHRHRHSS, from the coding sequence ATGCGTATCGTCCATAAGTTGCTGTTGGCGACGGTTCTGCCTGCCCTGTTAATTTGGGTCGTTGGCTACTACGCGGTTGCCGTGAGCGAACGCAGCCTCACGAAAGTGATTGAGGCCCGATCGGCGGCTCGAGCAGCGGCTGTGATGGATGAAATCGATCGTGCCCTGCGTTCCCACATTGCCAACCTTCAAGCGCTCGCGCGCAGCAAACAGGTTCGCGAAACGCTTGCGGAGTCGAACGCGACCTTTGCCGAGTTGGCCGATCCCGCGGCGGAGGTCGAGAACTTGGACCAGATCTGGCAAACCGGTGACATCCGTCAACAGCAGGAGCTACTTGCCGGAATCATTGATAACGACCTGTCGCAGGAACTTCGACTGCGTAATGCGAAACTGCAAGAGGCGACTGGCTACCAGGTATACGGCGAGATCTTTGTTACCAACCGCTACGGGGCTATTGCCGCGTTGACAAGTCGCACGTCCGATTTCCGCCAGGATGATGAACTATGGTGGCAGGAAGCCGTGCAGAATCATATTTACGTGGGCGACGTCGCATTTGACGATAGCGCGCATGTCTACTCGGTGGATATCTGCATCGCGATTGAATCACCCGATGGAAGACTGGCTGGCGTGATGAAGGCGGTTCTGAACATTCAAGATGTCTTCAGCATCATTGACGGTCAGTCGCGGGCGGACAGCAATGCTTACACCGAGTTCTTTCTCTTTACGCAGGACTATCGAATCGTTCGCGGACCGGCCGGGCATTCCGAACCTCTTTCCGACGGCAGTCGGTATTTTGAAGACCTCGAGCAAGACTTCACACAAAAGGGAGTCATCGCGACCAGGCATCGCCCCGATGGAAACGGAGAAGTCCTTGCCGCCTACGCAACTTCCATTGGCGAAGGGGACCAACGTCATAATCTGCATTGGATTGTGATGGTTCAACAGGAAGCAGCACTCGTATTTGCCCCGATTCATGCGATGCGGCAGAACATCTGGTCGCTGGCCTTGTTTGCGACACTACTCACATTGGCCGTCGCCGGAGGGTTCTCCTGGTCTTTGTCTCGTCGCATTCGCGAAATCACCGACGCATCGGTCGCAATCGGTGAAGGTGACTGGGAGGCCAAGGTTCCAGTAAGAGGGAGCGACGAAGCAACGCAGCTCGCGCGGCAGTTTAACTTGATGACGGATCAATTGACCGAGATGAATCGGCAACTGGTCTCTGCCAAAGAGCAAGCCGAATCGGCCAATCGCTCGAAGAGCGACTTCCTTGCCAACATGAGCCACGAAATCCGCACGCCCATGAACGGCATCATCGGCATGACGGAGTTGCTGCTCAACACGAACCTGACAAGTGAACAGCGGGAGTATCAGAAGCTTGTCCAGAGTTCAGCCGATGCCTTGTTGGTCTTGCTGAATGACATTCTCGATTTCTCGAAGATCGAAGCCGGCAAAATGGAGTTGGAAGAACTGCCCTTCCGCCTGCGAGACACGCTTGGATCGACACTACACACACTTGCCGGAAGAGCGTCGAAAAAGGGGGTGGAACTGGCCGCTCGAATCTTGCCAGAAGTACCCGATGAACTGACCGGTGATGCCGGTCGCTTGCGGCAAATCATTGTGAACCTGGTTGGCAATGCCATCAAGTTTACCGAACATGGCGAAGTCGTCATGAAAGTCGAGAACAAGTCGTTCTCTGGAGATATGATCACGCTACACTTCTCCATTCGTGACACTGGCATTGGCATCTCGCAAGAAAAGCAAACTCAAATATTCGAAGCGTTTACGCAAGCGGACGCATCGACGACGCGGCAATATGGGGGCACCGGACTTGGACTGGCCATCTGCTCTCAGCTGACGAAGATGATGGGGGGCAGAATCTGGGTCGAAAGCTCGCCAGGCCTAGGGAGTACCTTCCACTTCACCGCGAAGTTCAAGAGATCTGAACAACAGCCTGATTCAATGCCAGCAGCGGTCGACACGCTCTACGACCTCCGCGTGCTTGTCGTCGACGACAATTCCACGAATCGCGTCATCTGCGAAGAAATGCTTAACAATTGGGGCATGAAACCTACCGTGGTAGGTAGTGGCTCCGAAGCCCTGAAAGAATTGCAACTCGCCTTCCAATCCGATAGCCCGTACCAGCTTGCTCTGGTGGATGTGATGATGCCTGAGATGGACGGCATCGAATTGGTCCGTCACATTCGACAATTTACCGATAGCTCCTCTTTGACGATCGTAATGCTTTCATCAGCCGATCGTCCCACCGACCCTGATTTTGCCCGAACTCTGGGCGTGGCCAAATGCATCAGCAAGCCCATTACCCAATCGATGCTCCTCAATGGAATTGCATCGGCCATGGGAACCTCACGATCCGATTCAGTCCACGGCGGAAATATTGCCTCGGATCCATCTCAACGCTTTATTCCCCGCAACATTCTTCTGGCCGAAGATGGCGCCGTGAATCGCAAGGTCGCCCAAAGTCTCTTGGAGAATCGCGGGCATCATGTGACCGCCGTTGAAAACGGACAACAGGCAGTCGACGCGTTTCGTAGTGGGACCTTCGACCTGATTCTCATGGACGTCCAGATGCCGGTGCTGGACGGGTTTGCCGCCACCGAAGAGATCCGCCGTCTGGAAGAAGGCGTTTCCCAAAAGATTCCGATCATTGCTCTCACCGCCCATGCCATGAAGGGGGATCGCGAACGCTGTCTTGATGGAGGCATGAATGATTATGTTTCCAAGCCATTTCGCCCCGAAGAACTTTTCGGTGCGGTCGAGCGCGTTCGGCCGATTGTCGTTTCGTCTCAAAATGAGGAGGGCGCCCCGGAAAATCACTCCGAAGAAAACCTTCTCCCATTTCATCGTGCAAGAGCACTCGAAAACGTCGGAGGCAGTGAAGAGATCCTCGATGAAATGATCGATCTGTTTACGACAGAATGTCCCAAGCAGTTAAACGATATCCAAGCCGCGTTTGCATCCGGTGATAATGAAAAATTCATTCGTTCCGCGCATACTCTGAAGGGATCCGTCTCGTTATTCGCGGCTGATGCGGCGACGGCTGCTGCCCGACGCATCGAGTTCATGGGGCGAGATAACGAGTTGGGCGACTTTCAGGATGCCTGGGATGACCTAAAACAAAACATCAACGAGTTAATGTCCGCACTTGCGGATACAAAAGCACACCGTCATAGACACTCCTCGTGA
- a CDS encoding DUF4198 domain-containing protein — protein MPQSCCSLRFLIFAAALLAGLTGCSGNNESATAFHVRGQVQFDGKPLPAGKIYFTPDASQGNQGPQGTATIEDGKYDTEESRFGIVGGPYIIRIEGYDGIQPPNDEDGLFPDGQVIFRDYEIKLNFPKADHVEDLDVPASASKRK, from the coding sequence ATGCCCCAATCCTGCTGCTCCCTTCGTTTCCTCATCTTCGCGGCCGCATTGCTCGCGGGACTGACAGGCTGTTCCGGCAACAATGAAAGTGCAACCGCCTTTCATGTTCGTGGACAGGTCCAATTCGATGGTAAACCGCTTCCTGCCGGTAAGATCTACTTCACCCCAGATGCTTCTCAGGGAAACCAAGGTCCCCAGGGAACCGCGACGATCGAAGATGGAAAGTACGATACTGAAGAATCTCGCTTCGGTATCGTCGGTGGCCCCTACATCATAAGAATCGAGGGATACGACGGAATCCAGCCACCCAATGATGAAGATGGCCTGTTTCCCGACGGACAAGTCATTTTTCGTGACTACGAAATCAAGCTCAACTTCCCGAAAGCCGATCATGTCGAAGATCTGGATGTCCCGGCATCGGCCTCTAAGCGGAAATAG